The DNA region CAGGTCCCGAAAGAGTGAGGAAgacttcctcttctgtgaaatgtgcAGTTTGtggaatttaataaatattgaagtCTGAACTAAGTCCAAATTAAACTAACTTTAATTTACTAAGACTCtaattaaaaataagcttttcctgataaataaaacatattttagtattgggataaaaaagcaaaatcctATACACATTTGGTGATCATTTAattgtgtgtttcttttgtggGAATCTGCCAACATTGGGTTTATAGATATGACCTATAGTCAATGAGACCAAATTCAGTTCATGAAATAAAGGGGGAATAAGAGCTTCTAAGTCATATGCCAGAGTTAGAAACTGtttgtttatctttctttttgattGTGGCCAGACACATGTCAAAGtcactcagaaaatattttggaaaatatttacctTGGTTTGCTTTTATTATCTCGTGATTTGGTGTTATTGTCGTCTCAGACAGTTGTAGAATTGGCAGTGGTGGCGTCAGCCACCTCAGTTGAGTTAGACTCAGTTGTTGCAGTGTTGGTGACAACCTCAGATTGGAGGCTGCTGGGAGCTGTGGTGTTGGAAGTGGCACCTGTAGTTTTGCTGATAGAGGCAATGGAAGTGGCTGTGGTGGCCGCAACGGTTGTAGGAGCATAAGTGGCTAGTAGTGCTTGAGAACTAGGGTTTACATCATTCTCAGGTCGTTGTGTGGGTCTGGATGATGGACGATGTGGGCAGTGGGGGTGATGAAGGCTTTGATGGGGGAAGAAATGATGGAGACCAAAGGGAACACCAGGAACCAGTtcaaattttgtaaaatgtttgtaGTTTGCCTTTACAGGCCTTCTTTGTTTAAATGGTTTGAAATTCTTTTCAGAACTATGGTTAGACTtcaaagagagaacagaaaacaaataattgatTTTACACAGGTGGGATGCATAAACTAAAATCagctttaaatatgtatttatattaccACTTACATTCATACAACTATTCCAAATTTATTTCACAAGTAATTTGATGAGTAATATACATACCTCATATGGTGTTCTTAATTATGATTTTGGCTGAGATATAAATGAAGTAAACTATGTCCCTGTGGTTCTCAAAGTTGGTAGTTTTATTACAGGTTTTTCCAAAATGTGTTCCATAATAAGCATTATGTTGTAAAAGTTTTGGTGGCCAAATAACTTTGGAAAGGTTTTTGGTAAAATaaaacatggttttttttttctttttaactgcagTACTTATTGGAATTGTTAACATAATATAGAGTGAATATTTAGAATATCCAAGAGAtgtgatatttttcaaatttacttaataatgaaaaattttgtgtgtgtgtgtttgtgtctgtttaGCACTTCTTCATACTAGGGTTTTAATGTTTCATGGAGTACTTGTTGGGGAATCCGTTCTAATTTCCATCTTGTAAAAAAGTATAATGCATTTTACTACtcggaataaagagaaaaaaaggagcaaCAGAAACTTTCCATTGTCCCTTTTTCATATACCTGAAAATGCAGTAAGATTGATAAAGCATTCCATGAATCCACGTGACTGACTCATTGCACAGTAACACTGACACGAAAAGCCGGAATTACCTTGTCAGTGCATTTCTATCCTGTGAAAGCCTCGATTCAGCAATGCAAAGGACACTTTGATTTAATTCGCTTCAGTTACACAGACTTTTGACATGACATTCCCTGAGGATTTCTGATTAGGCCCTGGTCTCTCATTTTGTCTTCACTGGTAGAGGCTAATTCTTGAAGTTCTAAATATGATGCTTCACTTTCCTCTCTATGAAGCATGTTCTCATCTGTTTGTGTGTTGTACATCTTTCTCATGCCAATGTCTTTCAGGCTGAGTTTCGAGTATCTTATAGTGTGGACTATTGGGGGAAGAGTTTCACTCCTCAGGCTCTGGTGCTCCCGTGCCATGTGACTCTGACAGTGTTGTGTTTGTTCACTAAATAGATCCTAGCCTTCTGTAGATCTTTACTGAAAGAGCCAGGAGCTACTCAACATTTAGGATAAGTCAATTAAACTAGAGAGCTGCTTTAACATTCTAAAAAtgttgttttctcttctcttaacCCTTTGCAAGATTTTTATTGCTCTGAGAATGTGAGATGTCagctatattttcaaaattgatgCTTTGGTATATGTGGCTACATTTACCTGTAGGCAATCGAAAGAAAACATGATGTAATAATATAAATCAGTGATCAGTGAGTAAGAAAAATATCCTACTCTGGAGCTGCTCTTCTCCCTACTTACAACTCCAACACTTAGGAAGATGTGAATAGCTGATTACAGGGATACTATGGAATGATCAGGGTTTGAGACAAATTGAATATTCACAGATTGGTCTAGTTTTCACTGAATGGAGGTTGTCAGACCAATCCCATTACAGGTATCTGAACATTTCTCAGAATTATTTCACTTTGAAAATTATAAGGTGATGGGGTTGAAGGggtagagaaaaaaacagaatagagaagaagTATATTGCTGAAATTTTCAAGGCAATGTACAGATTTGGaatggttttttttccttctgaatgTTAGAACAATTTGGGtcattaaatttagaaatatctATTCCACAGGGTTAGAGGCAggataacactttttttttaaggttcattTAGAGTACATATCTGGTGGTGAGGAAAAAGGAGAAGGGGGATCTAACAGGGTGTCATGACAAGTATTTTCAGGTAACACATCCTCCTGTGTATTCCACCTCCAGTCTGATGTGGGGTGGGGTTATGAGAATTAGAAATGGCAGAGCATGGACACAGGGATTTGTACTTCAAAGTCTTTCTAgaagattttggattttcttcccctttttattGGATAGCATTgggtttaagaaaataaagagtttttgcttttttttttaacagagaagtTTAATATTATGAATTATTAATTATAACAGGATTAACTACATCCCAGAGATAAATAGAACATAGGGACAAAGAGggggtttaataaatatttcattgaaaatttgATTAAGTGTCATGTATGAACTTTGGTAGTTCTATGggaaaggaaaactaaagaaTCCCAAAGGACGAAGGAGAGTACTCAATGGAAAAACAAAGGTAAAAAGGAGAGGACCCATCTCTCCGAGGCTGGGATTGAGATCTCACTGCAAGAGGTGTGCTTGCAGCTCACAGGCTGATGGAGAAACTCACTGGTTTTTCTGAGCCAGAGCCAGTCCACCAAGGCTAGGCAGAGGGTGGCAGACAGAGTAACATGAGCTGGGACTGGCAGGCTAGTAGCCTCCCACTGGCTGCTGGTAGcagagtttttgcttttttcaggATCATAGAAAAtgttccttatttaaaaaatcgTCAACACATATAAGGAAAAATATATCTACACTGAataaagaaatacagattttGGAACTGATGGCTAGGAAAGCACTGCATTTCATGAACTAATTTGTCCTCCTCCCACTGCAGATTAATACATATCAAGAGGCAGGTAACTGAGGCGAGATTTTGGTGCTTACACAAAACTATTCCCATTTGTTTCCTAAACTTTGATATTCAGGTGACTCTCTGGTTCTCTCGGCATTTGTttggttgaaaataaaatatttgtacattttcaGCTTGTCAGACATACTGGCTTTTGATTATGATTGAAAATGTGAAAAGATAACCAGAATCATAATAATACttactttgtgttttcttttcttaagggCATCAACAGACTAAAACGAGATggaaaacacaaacataaaacATTAGATCCAGAGCATGTATGGGATTTTGAGAAGGGTAGTGATTGTAAGTCAGTTCTGAGGGCAAAATGTGGttgcattaggaaaaatagaatgaaatacattttaaaaatttctggtgTCGTCATTGCATGAGCAACATTCTAACAGTTTAAAGAGTGCACAGTCTGTGGAATAAGGATGATCTATTTTTCTTGAATCCTTTTAGCAGAAGGATTCCTTTTCCTCTACATTCACGGCACCTGGTCCGCAGTGACCAGGTAGTGCTAGATTTGGCTTCCATTATCATTATAACTACCCTTCACTCAGGTGTCAAGCCTGGAGACCACTATGCTACTACAAGCATCTTTAAGAAGTTGGTGTGAGAAAAAAACCAACCTGtcttttatagaagagaaaaataaatggtcCAAAGAAGCTCTGGAATAGGGTTTTTCATGGGATGGAAAATCCTCTTTGCTGCATTTCAGcatggggaaggagaggaagaggcagTTCCCATAGTTAGCAGTGCCCATGAGACACTGGTTGTTCATGAAATGATACTGGAATATGTTCACAGCAATAAGTCTTAGAAAATGTCCCTCTCATCCTCTAGGTAATGTAATTTAAGTGCCGGTGTTAGGTTAACAAATCTAAAAACACTATGGGATAGCAAGCACATGCTCTTGCTTGGCAGTTAATATTATGTCtagattttcttaatttatttgatTCATGTGGAGTTCTTTATATGGTTGCAAGTTCATTTTACAGTGTTTCTTACGATCAGTTTTCTTcttcacatctttttctttttggagagtcTACCAAGgactaaatgttatctaggagtGCTCCTGCAGAGGTAGAATCAGACTaacataaaaacttaaaaatcacaACACTACAATGTCCAATTTACATGTGTTTGGAATGCTAGAGACCTCTCAGTatgtggaagaagaaaaatatgaagattgCATTCCAAGGTCAACAAAAGATCATAGAGGAAGTTAAATTAGggtattagaaattaaataaaaacagagtttGTTTAGTATAAAGCTACATTGGTATAAAACAATGAACTGGATATATCCCTTATGATTAGGaactgaataagaaaataaatatatgtaaaatatttcatatttaccGTGAAGCAAGCAGTAAAGATCAAAATTATTGCAAACAAAATCAGAGCCTTCATCTTGTCTTTGAGTCCTCTGGAACCAAGCAGCTTCATGGGTGATgacacaataaaagaaataaaaatttgtccTTGCTAAATAGTAACGAATGGAAAAACACTTCTGCCTGTTATGGCATATTTGTGGCATATATCACATTCATGGCATGAGAAGAacataaaatttaatagaaaaagatgGAGTCCAACAGTTATGAGTAAAGGTTAAGAATAGTGAATTCTAATAATACtgcataaagtaaataaaaaattctgacaAAATTTCTCATTTGTCAAGAAAACAAATACTGAACCTATCTTTTTATATGCTGTTTTATGATTATTACTTATTTAAGAAGGCAAGCTCAAAATACGACTGAGAATGTGGTAAGGTACCCAACCTTGTACACAATAAttagttcttttaatttagatacatttttaaatagttgcataacaaaagaaacatgaaaatgttGATACCTTTAACTTAAAAAACCTAAGTTTTAGAAATTATTCTCAGTaaataaagcaatagaaaaaaaccCAATAGTGTTAATTTCAGTGTTactgataattaaaaatatgaatattcataatCATGAAGACTTTATGGaaatttgaaatatgaaaaatatgaatattcataatCATGAAGactgtggaaattaaaaaatttgtaatgATAAGGGAAATGTTTAAATATCATGCTGTACGTAAATTATCCACATAGGTGACAGAAAAATGGaagcaaaaataaagttagatATGCGATGATTGTATAATTTATGTGGGAATTTTCCTGTTTTCAAGAAATTATGATATTCTTTTGATATCAtaatttaaacacataaaaaaaccTAAGAAATTTCCATTAAAATGATCTTCTGACTCTGATTTTCACTTTACATACTTAAAACAATAGACAGAAAAATCTAATGTTTTCTCATAACctaaaatacatatattgttAGAAATATGAAATACTCATGTTGATTTTAacagtattatttttatcatctacaaataactcttaaaatttaatatttctattaatcTTTCATTTTTTGGATACAATTATTACTTCTGAATTCTCCCatccaaataa from Callithrix jacchus isolate 240 chromosome 3, calJac240_pri, whole genome shotgun sequence includes:
- the LOC144581952 gene encoding uncharacterized protein LOC144581952; amino-acid sequence: MKALILFAIILIFTACFTSVDALKKRKHKSNHSSEKNFKPFKQRRPVKANYKHFTKFELVPGVPFGLHHFFPHQSLHHPHCPHRPSSRPTQRPENDVNPSSQALLATYAPTTVAATTATSIASISKTTGATSNTTAPSSLQSEVVTNTATTESNSTEVADATTANSTTV